The Campylobacter sp. RM16189 nucleotide sequence GGCGGATAAGAAACTAAGTGCTAATGACACAATAGCTAATAGAGAGATAAAGATAAGAGATATCTTGGAGGCAAATAATGAGCGATAAACTAAAAATAGAGTATATCGATGAGGATAGATATAAAAGAATATTTGTATTTGGAGATCTACACGGCTCACTTCATCTTTTTGATGAGATGATAAAAAAGATATCATTAAGCAAGGATGATTTAGTAATCATTCTTGGAGATAGCTGTGATAGAGGCAAGGACTCAATAGGGCTATATATAAGATATACCGAGATGATAAAAGAAGGATATAGTATAAAGCATATAATGGGAAATCATGAATATATGTTTTTAAACCACTATCTTTTACGAGGAAGTATTACTATACAGTGGGGAAATAACGGAGGATATGAGACTGTTAAATCAATAGAAGATAGAAATTTAACTATCAAAGATCTAAAATGGTTAATAAGCTACATAAAAACAATGCCCCATATGATAAGCTCAAAGAGCTATCTATTTGTACATGCCGGATATGATTGTGAAATAGATGAAAAAGAGCAAGACCCTGAATGTCTGATGTGGGATCGAAGTAATTTTTGGTACGCAAACAATACCGGCAAAGAGATATACTACGGGCATACCCCAAGCAGGGATAATAAGATAAAAGTAAGAGAGAATGGCTGCTACGGTATGGATGTGGGGGCTGTGTTTTTCGATAATTTATCGATAATGGAGGTAAAGAGTAAGGAGGTAATAGATTTGGGGAGGGAGGTAAGAGAGCGTTAAACTTTTTCTGACTCTAGCTCGCTCCTAATTTTTTCGCAAAGGTCTCGGTGCTGGGCTAGGTACCATGAGATGAACTTCCGTATTTCTTTGCTAGCATCACTATTATTTTCTTTCGTGATTATTCTAAAAAGCTCCCAATCTTCATCATCATTTATAACAAATGTTACTTTTTTCATTGTTTAAATTTACCTTTTTCTGCTAATTATAGCAAAAAAAGGTAAATTTTCCATATTTTTGCAATATTTTTTCCATATTTTTTCAATACTTTTCTACGCAATAGCCATATCTGGATGACTTTCTTCACGTGTGATCGTTCTAGGTTCTGGGATAGGCTGGAGAGTAAGTTCGTTTTCAATTTTCATTCCCATTCTTCCCTCTAGCTCTGCCCTTGTGAATCCTATTTTCTCAAAACTATATGAAAAATACTCTTTCGCGTTGAGTGGGCTTTCTACTCGTAGTTCCTCTGTATCAGGCGAAAACCAAATTTTCACAATCCCAAAATCGGCCCTCAAAGCTTTTTCTAGGTCTGCGTAGCTCGTAGCTCCACATTCTAGGGCTGTTTCGATGACCTGATTCACCGCCTCGTAGTTCCGTATGAAGAGTGCATCACGATTTACGTACGAGGCTAGACGTGTGTCATATGCGATTTTTCGGGCGAGGGAGTCAAGGTTTTTTTCTTGATAATAGTCTCTCAAAAATCGAAAACAATTCATATAGCCGATTTCTCCATCTCTGCCAAAAATCGTGAAAAGATTCTCGTCTCGCTTTGAAAAAATGACCTCTGGGCTGTTTGCGTTTCTGCGGGCTCTAAGGGCTTCTTGATTGTGATGGGTCGTGTCCTCTGCCTGCATGAGGGTTCTTATTAGCATTTCGGTGGTGGTAAATCTGTTGATGTACTCGAAATTCACAAAAAATATGCAATCATGTGGGCGATTCTTCAAGATTTCTTCCGCGAGTCTGAGCGTGTATATGTCGCTCCGATCCGGTGCTTTTCCCTCTCTTTTCGCTTTTTCGACCGCTATTTGCGAGGGTCTTGAAATTTCCGCAAATCTCTCTCGTTTTTTCTCCGTGAGGGCGGCTTGATAGCGCTCTTTCTCGAGGTGCTTTCTAGTTTTTTCATTCTCGTGTGCCTCGATGGCGATTTCTTGGGCTTTTCTTATGAATTCGGCGGATAGAAATTCACCCTGAGAAAAGGTTGGTACCGCATCCGGTAGGCTCTGGGCGTAGGCTCTAGCTGAGTCGTTTAGGGCTGAGGGATCGATGTGTTTTTGAATTCTGAGGGTTTCTGCGATATAGCTCTGAATTTTTCGGTAGATCTCTATATCATGCTTTTCGATGGCTTTTTCTGTCGAGACTATGATTCTATACCGGTCGACTGCTCTCACTGACCCATCTTTCATCTTTTTTTCTCGCTGGTGGCTTTGTGACGGGATGAATACCGCTGCGATATTCATCCGCTCAAATTCTAGCTTCGCCTGTGAGAGCGGTAGTTCTGGTGTGTCATCGGCATGGTCATTGTCCACATCGAATATCATCACATTCCCGAAGCTCACTATGTCTTTCTGGCTACGATGATTTTTCGCTACATATATCTCTCCGTTCGCTTTTTTCGCTTCTCCATCCTGAAAATGCGATACGGACGAATAGCATCCGTTTTTCGCCATATTTGCGAGGCTCCATATATTTGAAAACGTGCTTTTCGACCATCCGTATGATCGTACTATCTTTTTTTCCGCCTTTTTCACAATGCCGATCTCTACGGGATCGCATGAGAGGTCTAGATCCTTGATTTTTCTCTCGACTAGATCTAGAATCACGATATTTCTGACTACGTTTTCCGCCTCACGCTCCGAATAGAAATATCGTCTCATCAGGTAGGCATGTGGTTTCGGGTAGAATTCTCCTTTCTTTCCCTCTTCTGCGGGCTTGAGTGCGACTGAAGCCCTTAGATCTCTATAAAAAAAAGCATTTCCTCGTTTTTCCTGAAATTCTTCGTTCCATTTCGCTCCCGATAGCTCTATTCCCGCGGTGTACTCGTCGAATCTGCGGCATGAAAAGTATTCTCGAGAGATACATTCGAAAATATCGAGCTTCTCTACCTCTGCTCGGGCTTCATCGATGATTCTGTTGAGAGTGGCGATTTTTTGAGCGATGTTTTGGGAGCGGGTTGGTTCGTTCATATATCCCATCTTATGCTTCCTCCACTTTTTGTAGGTTTTTCTCAAGATATTTTTTGATTTCGGACTCGGGGTAGTATACTCTTGATCCGATTTTCACATATCCGATTCGGCGTTTCATAGCCATTCTCATTTTTCCCTGAGTAGATTGAGAAATATGATACTTTTTCTCAAATTCCTCCGGTGTTAGAAAACCCTCAATATGCTTACTTTTTCTCTTTATAGTCATATTTGCCTCCATATTTGTTACTTTTCCTCCATCCTATCCTCTTTTTCTCTTAGAGTCAAGATTTAATTAAGCTAAGGTTAAGTGAAAAGATTGTAAAATAAAAGTTTATATCTCTAAAAAGCCCTAAAATAGGGCATTCTCTGCATATTGAATTTTTTTAAATTTTTGTGATTTTTTAAAAAAGTGTGTAGATTTGTAACAAGTGAGGCTAATAAATAGACTCGGGGTTTGTGGTTTTTTGACAAACTACGTTCTTTTTCGCATCTATTTTCATACTTCCCTCTAAGTAGCGCGTGATATAGACCTTTTTCTCGGGCTTTCCATCCTCTTGTGTTGGCGATCTAGTGTATTTGAGAGTATGGTTGGCATAGTCTTTCTCCCTGATTCCCTCTTTTCTGCATACTTCGATTCCGAATAGATTTCCTTTTTCTCGTAGTTCATGAACTACGAGCCTCATATATTTCTGTCTGATCTGTTCTCCACCATCGATCCCTAGCTCTCCGAATAGAGTGCTGAGGCGATACTCTATCGGGCGGCTGCTCGTGAGTATATGTCTCACGATAGCCTGCGTTTGTGCGTGCTCTAGTGAAAGAATATCAGCTAGAAAATGCTGATAGCCTATGGTATAGGTACTCTCGAGAAAAGTCATATATTCTCTCGTGAAATAGATCTTGTAGTCCGTTCTCTTTTCTCCACTATTTCTCTGTTCGTCTAGCATATTTATGAGTTTGAGCGATATCGTCCTATTTTTTTGTTTATTTCTGATTTTTATGATCGCTGCATTTAAATCCCAAATTTTCTCATCGATGAAAGCGTGGTTCTTGTGTGTTTTGTAGCCTAGCTTTTTCTGAATCGTAGTAGTGTTTATGATCTTCACAGGGTAGTTTGTCTCCGCTTCCATGAGGGTTTCCCCTTCATGGATAATAATGTCTAGTATGTTCCTGTGAAGCTGTGTTAACTCTCTCTCGCATACGAATATCTGCCATTTCTCTCCATCGTCATAGACAAGCTTTCCTTTGCTTCCTCTCACTATCTTTTCTTTCTCACGCTCGTAGGGCGTGAAAAATGAAAATTTCGTCTCAAAAATAGATGTGGGCGTAGCATATATCTTTTGCGCCGATTCTTGCGTGAGTTTTTTGATTTTTTCCATTCTCATCTCCCCGGATATCTAGGTGCTTTTTTCATATTTGAAAACCACGTAGACGGGTCATCCTCATCATCTACTATAGAAACATCAAATTTTGGCTCATCCATATTTTCTGTAGTAGGTGTTTTTTTATTTTTTTTTGTCTTTGTGGCTTTCTTTGGCATTTCCCCGTCTTTGATCTCGAAAAATAGAGTATCGCTATTGAGGGCTACGTCATATTTTGCTTTTTTTCCATTTTGTTTATTTTTTGCTATTTCTATTGTGTGTTTCCCATCCTCTACCTCGAAATCCAAAATCAAGTTCGCATAATGATTTGCACGTTGGGATCCATAGATACTTGCCTCTTTTTTTTCTACCGAGTTTTTCGATTTTTGGGTGATGAGAAAGACGATACTTTTGGTTTTTTTCGCAAAATCCGATAGCGTCAAAAACAATTCTTTGATCTTTTGCATTTCGCCCTCAATACTTGTGGCAGCTGTGAGCGACATAGTAGAATCTATTCCAAATATGGATATGTCTTTTTCCTGATGAAGTTTTTCCATTTCTTCCACGATATGAAACCCATCAGAAAACTCTTCACTTGTGAATATCTCTATTTTTTCTATCTCTTTTTTTGAAACGATGCCCGCCTCTATCCTCTTTTCCATATGATCGATCAGCTCAAAATCTGAAAACTCTAAGGCAAAGTAAGCACTTCTCTTTCCCTGAGCCAGAAACGAAAGCAGTATCTGCTCCAGAAAAAGGGTCTTTCCGCTTTCCTCTCTACCGAGGAGGGCTACGAGTGAGCCGTTTCTAAAACCTCCGCCAAGTGTCTCATCGAGGTACTGAATTCCGCAAGGCGTTACCTCTACTTTTCTTTTTGTCCTTTTTTTGATCTCGCTATATATCATTTCTTTTTCTCCTCTCTCTTTTTTTCATAGTGTTCTATATACCGATCAATGAGTTTTCTGAGCTCTTTTGTCGGATCGCTTCGATTTTCGGCCGAAATTTCACAAAATTTTTGCCAAATTAGGGGTTCCATCGTCAAATTTACCCGTTTTATGTATTTTTTCATCAAAAACCTCTTTTTATACACAAATTTTATGTATAATTATACCATATTTTTATAAAAAAGCAACCATTTTTGATGAAATTTTACTTTTTTGAAAAAGATTTTATACTTAATTAATACCACTTTTATACTTAATTAATACCTTTTGGCAAAATTTAGAGCAAAAATATACCTAATTAATACCTTTTTTACAAAAATATATCTAATTAATACCATTTTTGGCGAAAGTGAATATATATATAAATAACTATTAGTTATTTATTACGATCTTGTTGCTCGAGTTTCGATTCAAATTTTCGGATGGCATCACATGTCTACAGAAATAGAATTCGACTTCTGTAGACTCTAGAAGTCGAACCCATGTCTGATGTATCGGATGTCGAACTCACATCTATGCTATCGGAATTTATGAGATCTACTTTTTTGAAAAAAAAACAAAACTTACAAGAGTGGTCTTTTTTTTCTCTCTCACACAAAACTGGAGGGATATACACTATTACTCCTCTCTACCAACTTCATTCAGATATCCAAAAAATAGGTCACGTCTCTGATACTCAAAAGCAGAATCAGTGGGGTATTTGTATATCCATCTCTCTCACACAAAAAAACAATATAATAAAGATAAAAGACCACTCTTTTAAAATTGGATAGATTCTAGAGCTGGATTTTTTTGAGGAGGTGGATAGGATGGAGTCAAAGGCTAAAAGAGAAAGGGTGTAGTCAGTAGGTATAGTAGGTATAGTAGGTATAGTAGGTATAGTAGGTATTGTTAGATGCTGCCGAAAATCAGATATTTACAGATCCCGCAGCCAAAAAGGCACAGCAACTTTATCATAATAAGCTAAAAACAGCCGAATGGACAAGCAAGGTTACTTCGGGAGTACCTGTCATAGACAAAGATGGGAATCCGCTTCCAATAAACGAACAGATAAAGGGGTTTGTTGCAATTGGACAAAATGTAACGGCAGATATGAATCTATTGGAAATGATTGGCATGGTGGCTTTAATGTCAGGAACACATAAGTTTTCACATGATTTTTTAAAAAATACTGTGGATCAAATTGGAAATGTTTTTCCGGGAACAGATTTATTAAAAGCTGCTCAAATATTAGAGCTAGGGCTTGTGGGGCCGATGGATATTAACAAAGATGGTGTTTATGAGATAAGTCCGGAAGAGATAACATCAATGATAAAAGAACAAGCCAAAGGTGCTCCGTTATTAACCGATGTCTGGAATTCTATTATCGGCTCTCCACAAAAAGTCACAAATCTGTTTGGATATGAAAATGAAAATCCTGACACAAACTCAAACGATACAAATATCAAACTTTCAGGCGTACTAACCAATAATACCGATGATGGAGTTGCTGGCGGCATTTAAATGAGATTTTGAGAAAAAAGAGGATCTATTTCCTCTTTTTGCCTCTCTTATTTTGAAAAAGTGGGTCGTTTTCTATCTCTTTTTTGATTCTATTCTCGTATTCGTAGTATTTTTCGGTTTTAGGTATCTTTCCTTGCTTCATCAAAAGTAAGGTTAAGTCGAAATCTTTGTCTACATTGGTTAGCCAGATAAATTCTTTTACGTTGTCGGTAACTGCTTTAAAATTAAACAAGAAGTGATATACAAAGAGTGCCATATCTGCTAGAGCGCGGGGGCTATCTTCTAGCCAATAGTAGTCTCCACACGAATTGAAATTTAGCTCTTCCGCTTTTTCCACTATCGCCTCATAAATCTCTTTTAGATCGTATTTGCCCTCTCTACGTATCTTTTCCTCATCTAAAACTAGCTTCACTCCTCGTTTGGCATCGTATTTAGGCTCTTCTACTTCGTTTTGTTTTCGAATATACTCGTAGTACTTCTCCGTCTTAGGGATTTTTCCTTGCTTCATTAAAAGCAATGTCAGATCGAAGTCCGGATCATAGCTAGTCATCCATACAAATTCTTTTACGTAGTCGGTAACGGCTTTAATATTAAATAAAAAACGATATACAAATCTACCCATGTTTACGAGGGCATCGGGGTGATCGTTAATCCAAAATTTCGTTTCATCGATAGATATATTCTCAAACTCTAGCTCTTCTGCTTTTTTTCTGATGACCTCTTTTAGTTCGTCTAGGTCATATATATCATCTCTTATTAGCCTTTCCTCATCTAAAACTAGCTTCACTCCTCGATATCCCATTGTATTTTCCTTCTAGCTCATCTGGAGGGGATTTAGCCCTCCGCTTTTGAGGATGATGCCTGATTTTGACTTTGGAGTCGCTGATTCTTCATATGATGTTTTCTTTCCATCTATTTGTATTTGTGCTTGCATTACTCCGTGCCTTATCATTTCCTCTGTGATTATCTGCCCTTCATTTTGGACTCTCGCTTTTTCATATGTAGATTTTTCGTGAATTTTGAGGGGGTCGTGATCGCTCTCTTCTATGTAGTTCGAAATTTCTAGGTGATCGGCAATAATGCCTGAAAACTCTTTGGAAAGCTCGTATTTTTCTGCCATTTGCCTTTCGATTTCACTACGACCCATGTCAAAAATGCTGCTAAATTCCGGTGCTCCTTGAGGCTTTGATGCTTTGTATTTTTTAAGTTCCTCCCTCAACATCATATACCCAAAATCAGGTTTCATTTCCATAGGTACTATGATCTTGAAATTTTGGCTTGAGGTGGGGGCAAAGATGGCTCTGAATTGATTTTTTCTGAAAATTTCATACGCTTCATCGATAGTGATGATGTTTGCATTTTTTTTCTTCTCCACTGAAAAAACTAGGAGGTTTCCGATATCTGTTATTGACATGAAATCTCGATATATTCCTCTTGTTCTGGCTCTTGAGTATCGATATTGTGATGTGAGTCGCAGTAAGGCATACATCGTTCTAGCCGTGATTACGTTTTGAGAATAGTTTTTACGTTTATTTTTGTAAACTTCAACAAATTCTACGGGCTGTGGCAATACATGAGAGTTTGAAAAGCTTATTTCGTTATTGTAAATTTTTTTCATCACTTCAAAAGCTTCAACTCCGCTTAAATTTAGCTGTTCTCTAAGAATATCGCGAGGTGACATCTTAGCGGGTGTTTGGCTGTTTTGTCGGTATCTATAGATGAATTGTTTATTGGCTGACTTTATTTCGTCTTGAGACGGTATCACAAGACGATCAAATAATAACTCTCCCTTTTTTTCCTCGATATATTTCACAAGTGTTTCAAGAGATAGATTGTTTGAAATTTTTAGGAAATCTCGGTTCATATCCTCTTGCTGTGCCTTTTCCGCTTCCTCAATTTCTTGGAGGTGGTAGTCCGCTTCATTTATAGGGCGTTGCTCTCTTATTTGTAGCTTTTTGAGCTCATCTTTCATGCTTTCATCGTCTTCGAGATATTTTAGTTCCTCTTGGCTTAGGTTTTGATAGAAGGTTAGGGGTTTTAGTTCGG carries:
- a CDS encoding metallophosphoesterase; this encodes MSDKLKIEYIDEDRYKRIFVFGDLHGSLHLFDEMIKKISLSKDDLVIILGDSCDRGKDSIGLYIRYTEMIKEGYSIKHIMGNHEYMFLNHYLLRGSITIQWGNNGGYETVKSIEDRNLTIKDLKWLISYIKTMPHMISSKSYLFVHAGYDCEIDEKEQDPECLMWDRSNFWYANNTGKEIYYGHTPSRDNKIKVRENGCYGMDVGAVFFDNLSIMEVKSKEVIDLGREVRER
- a CDS encoding helix-turn-helix domain-containing protein, translated to MTIKRKSKHIEGFLTPEEFEKKYHISQSTQGKMRMAMKRRIGYVKIGSRVYYPESEIKKYLEKNLQKVEEA
- a CDS encoding ATPase domain-containing protein encodes the protein MIYSEIKKRTKRKVEVTPCGIQYLDETLGGGFRNGSLVALLGREESGKTLFLEQILLSFLAQGKRSAYFALEFSDFELIDHMEKRIEAGIVSKKEIEKIEIFTSEEFSDGFHIVEEMEKLHQEKDISIFGIDSTMSLTAATSIEGEMQKIKELFLTLSDFAKKTKSIVFLITQKSKNSVEKKEASIYGSQRANHYANLILDFEVEDGKHTIEIAKNKQNGKKAKYDVALNSDTLFFEIKDGEMPKKATKTKKNKKTPTTENMDEPKFDVSIVDDEDDPSTWFSNMKKAPRYPGR